Below is a genomic region from Panthera tigris isolate Pti1 chromosome E1, P.tigris_Pti1_mat1.1, whole genome shotgun sequence.
tgagcctcagtctaccaatcaggaaaatggaaataactccTGCCCAGTCTGACTCACAGGGATGGAGCCACATGACTGACAGGAAATGCTTTGCAAACCCAGTGGTCATAATGCAATGCCCAGCGGGGGTGGAAAGACCCACCCTCTAaatcctctccccttctctctccctccccctccctccctctcccctagtTGACTCTCTGTCAACACAGTACCCCTAGTTTCAGCTCCCAGACCGAGGCAGAAaagtgcccctgcccccccccaacacatacacacacaaaggaagGCTTCATTCCCGATACCCAGACCTGCAACCCAGTCACCTGACCCACCTGTGTGAGCCCAGACCTGCCCCACACCACATTCCAGGGGCCTCTGGGGCATAGGGGAGGGTTTCAGCTGTGACAACAGAGGCTTTCAGGAACAGGGGACAGAAATCTCTGGACAGACCCAGCCTCCAAGTGAGGCCAGGCCTCCAACGTTAAGtgaggtggagggggtgggagcgTGGGGAGTGGTCATAGATGCTGGAGGCCAGGGCAGAACAGCTAGGGAGGTGGCAGAGGGGCTCTAGACCCCGAGACAGATCTGAGCTCTGGGGTCCCCAGTTCTGACTTATAGCAAGCTAACAAACCCCTCTAAGACCCACGGAAAACTAGAAATACCACCACCTCAGGATCATCAGCACAGGGTATGCCTGGATCCCAGGCTCCTTAGCACAGTGCGGGATACATACAGCAGACAAGGGTCCAGTTCAGTCCCCTACAGGAGCCcttctgggggcagggggtagagTGCTCCTCACCTGACCCTCTCCTTCGCAGAGCGGACCTGCCAGCAGGCAGATCCCTGGGACCTAACAGACCCACTCAGGCTGAACCTCTCAGCCAAGGGGAAGTACTTATTTACCTTTAATTGGCCTCAATTCTTGGCAGCTGAACTGTAAACCACAGGGGCAAGACCACACCCCCACAAGAGCAGAGTTCTACCAGGAAGCTGGGACTTACGTTCTTTTGCTGGCCTGGGACCAGCCTCAGGCAAGCCAGGTTGGGGGTCTACGCGGGAGGTCCAGGTCACGGCCGGGTCCcattccaggctctgggcccaggTATGAGCTGGTGGGCGTAGGGGGCTTATGTGGGGCTGCCCAGAAATGCATGAATGTGTtagtgcacgcacgcacacagatGCACAACAGGTACACTCTCTTCAGCCTTCTCAGTGGGATGCCTGCCCCCGTTCCTGGCTTGGTGAAGAAATATTATCAACAGGAGCTGCCCCCAAGGGATCCCGGTCCTAGGACTTCACACGGAACAAGACCCGAAGGTACTGAGGACCCAGCACAAGGGAGTGTCAAATCCTAGGAGACTGGGGTACAAGGTGGCCCGGCGAGCTAGTAAGCAGGAAACCGAGacactctgtgaccttggacaagttacctgACTTCCCCGTTTCCTGCTCTATATGACGCGTACTCCTACTTAACTACCTTTGAGGGTTGTTTGATTAAATGGCACATACTAAGtgctcaaataaacattaatttctgacacacaaatacacacacccaCCCATGAGGGAGTAAAGTGGAAAGAAAACtaactctgggggcacctggggctcagtaggttatgtgtccgacttcggctcaggccataatctcacggttcacaagttggaaccctgagtcgggctctgtgctgacggctcagagcctggagtctgcttctgattctgtgtctccctctctctctacccctcccccactcgtactctgtctctcaaaaataaacattaaaaaaaactaaatttgaaaaaaaaacaaaacactgtttcAAATCCCACCTTTGCCATGTTGGAACAGTTACACACACAACAaaccacttcacctctctgatccTTAGTTTAtccctctataaaatgggagcaATGCTTGCTTCACaagtttctttttacattttttttgagagaaggagacagaatacgagcaggggaggggcagagagggagacacagaatctgaagcaggctgctctgagctgtcagcacagagcccgatgtggggcttgaacccacgaaccgtgagatcatgacgggagccgaagtcggacgctcaaccaactgagcccccatcACAGGCTTGTTTCAAGGAACAGGTTTGATAAATGAAAAGTTCCGCAAACAGGAATTACCATGACCGTAGGAGTTAGCGTgtaccccaccccttcccactctTAGGACAGGGTGCACTCTGATCCAGATAAAACCTTAACAGGACCAAGTCCTGGCCCATCTCTATGGGCTGAAACAACAAACCCAACATCCTTCCTCCCTTGGGTCATAAAGCTTTATTGGCAGGTCAGGGAAAGAGCTGGGGGTAGGGCCCGTCCCTTCCCACACGCCCCTCCCCAGGGGAACCTCTCTGCGGGACAGTAGGAAGCTCAGGAGGCTGCCGGACTCAGAGAGCCTTAAAGGTGGGCAGGTTGTTGTAGTGGGCGTCCTGGCCCTCCAGCAGGCTGCGGTAGGTGGCGATCTCCTGCTCCAGCCGTGACTTGATGTCCATGAGCTGCTGGTACTCCTGGTTCTGCCGCTCAGTGTCCGCACGCACGTCGCTCAGCTGGGCTTCCATACTGCTGACCAGAGCCTGGATCTGGGCCAGCTGGGCTCCAAAGCGGGCCTCTGTTTCCGCCAGCGTGCCTTCCAGGGCGGCTTtctgagagcagggagagggaagagactCAGCGGAGACCGGTTCCCAGAGAGGGCATGGGCACACCCACGGCCCGGGCTGCGCAAGGCTGCGAGGGCCCCGGCGTGCATCCCACGGGGCAGGGGGCACAAACCATGCTTAGCTGCGACTGCAGCTCAATCTCCAGACCCTGGAGGGTGCGCCGCAGTTCGGTGACCTCCGTCTTGCTCATCTGCAGCTGCTCTGTGTGGCCGGCCACCTCCTGATTCAGCTCCTCCATCTGCAATAagagaggaggcagaaggagtCAGCACTGAGGCAGACCTCTGTCTGAGAGCACAaagccctctctccctgccacctccccagAGGGCACCCGCTCCCCTCGCCGTACCCGGCTGGTGAACCAGTCTTCAGCATCCTTTCGGTTTTTCTCAGCCATGACCTCATATTGGCCTCTCATGTCACTCAGGATCTTGGCAAGGTCGATCCCCGGAGCGGAATCCACCTCCACGCTGACCTGGCCACCCACCTGGCCCCTCAGGGCACTGACTTCCTGGAAAGACACAGCAGAGATGGGCAtgtcggagcccagagcctgctgggCCTGGGCCAAGTCACTCCCCCGTCCCCCAGGCAGAAAGGGCTTGATTTTCAGGTGCAGACCAGGAACCACCACCGCAGGACAGACGAGGTGGCCTCCATCCGCTGCTGGAACCCCCGGAAGCCCTGCTCCATGCCCGGGGCCATGCCGAGGGTATAGCAAGTACGGCCACGGTCAAGAGGATACAGGACAAAAAAGTGTCCTCAGCCCTGGAAAGCTGGAGTGGGATGGACAGGAGGCACAGCCTGACACCCACCTCCTCGTGGTTCTTCTTCAGGAAGGCCAGCTCCTCCTTCAGCCCTTCGATCTGCATCTCCAGGTCGGTCCTGGCCAGGGTCAGCTCGTCCAGCACCCTGCGCAGGCCGTTGATGTCGGCCTCCACGCTCTGGCGCAGGCCTTGCTCCATCTCAAGCCTTTCAGAGGAAATAGGTGCAGTCAGGCCAGCGTTTCCTCCGAACCCCTGCAGAGTTCCCATCTCCCCTCATGGTTCAGGAGTCCGTGGAGGTGGTGGGGCTTACTCCAGGCCAGCTGGGGTGAGCGAGGACAGAGAGCAGTCCCCTGCTGCCCCGAGCCCCCAAAGGGCCTGGCATTGCCCCCTCTGCAGCCCTCCAGGGCAAACACATACTCACTTGGTTCGGAAGTCATCAGCAGCCAGACGGGCATTGTCAATCTGCAGGACGATCTTGGAGTTCTCGATGGTGGCACCGAGAAtctggaagacagaggcaggaggTTGGCACCAGCTCAGCATATTGGCTCTGTCCACCCACTTTCTTcccagaagacagaggaaaacaaatgggTGTGCCCCTACCCCCTAGAGACTCAGCTGACCATTGGCCTGCTCTCTGGGAGGTCTTGAAGTCAGTCC
It encodes:
- the KRT19 gene encoding keratin, type I cytoskeletal 19 gives rise to the protein MASYAYRQLATTSSLGGPGSGSLRFAAGNVFRAPSIHGGSGGRGVSVSSARFVSSSSGGYGSSFAGGLAGSDGLFSGNEKLTMQNLNDRLASYLDKVRALEEANGDLEQKIRDWYQKQGPGPSRDYSHYFKTIEDLRDKILGATIENSKIVLQIDNARLAADDFRTKLEMEQGLRQSVEADINGLRRVLDELTLARTDLEMQIEGLKEELAFLKKNHEEEVSALRGQVGGQVSVEVDSAPGIDLAKILSDMRGQYEVMAEKNRKDAEDWFTSRMEELNQEVAGHTEQLQMSKTEVTELRRTLQGLEIELQSQLSMKAALEGTLAETEARFGAQLAQIQALVSSMEAQLSDVRADTERQNQEYQQLMDIKSRLEQEIATYRSLLEGQDAHYNNLPTFKAL